The genome window CACACCGACGGAGCTCACCGTAACACACTGGATATTTACCCTTTGAACTGTTACTTCTTTGGATCCAAAGACGCTGTTACCTTCAAGGATGAAACGTTAGCTGATCGCGTTGGCCGtatgaaattaaagtataaCACACACTCCGTTTCTGTATCTCTGGATGAATGAGTTCTATGCCTTTTAGGTTTCCATTGATGAATTctctgtttgtttttttttttttaatttcagctACGATACGTATGGACTGAGGACCTGTGTGCAGGCAGTTCTATTGGTTAGTACTCTTTCGTTTTGGTCTGCATTGTTCCTTGCTACTGTAAATTTATGTATGGCTTCATCTTTGAGTTTAATTagttttagagttaattccgaATTTAGTCAACTATGAACtatgtacttattttaaaatatcttgtttatgtgtatgtgtattatttGTTAATGTGTCATCAGCTATATAATTTTAtgcattatgaatatgaattatgtgCATTGAGAAGTCAAATTCGGTATATTGGACTAGAGTCCATAGTGTATTGTACTATGGATCCttgtccacgatataacgattggggCTCAACTAACACTCGATAGTATAGACCAATGAATTTATAAAGGCAGTGGGTTTATGATGTCTATCCAGTTCTTAATGTGAAGGAAAATAATTCTTGATGGagaaaaaagaagatgaaactTAATCCTCAATCCAAGTAGTACTTGTTTTTCACTTTAACAAGTGGCAAGATACCCTTTTGGTTACAGGTTGAACTGTTCAAACATCCCCATCTTTTGTTGTTACAAGTGAGGAACTCTATATATAAGCTTCCAGGTGGTCGTGTAAGGCCTGGTGAATCAGGTGCCATTGTATCCTTTTTGAAGTACAACTTTCTCATTTCAGGGTCATGATTAGCAAAGTGCCATGGAACTGagacatgaatttttttttcccgtAGATATTGACTGCCTCAAGCGCAAGCTTACAAGCAAACTATCTATGGATGGACACGGCAGCTGGGAGGTATGGGAACTTTGGTTCATCCATCAAGTTTTGTTGATTATTGGGGGTCGCTTAAATGCTTTGAATATATTCTAATTTGAAGGTAGTAGAATGCATTGGAATGTGGTGGAAGCCTGATTTTGAAACATTGGTTTATCCATATTTGCCACCAAACATAGAAAGACCCAAGGTTGGTTATAATAAACTTCTGCATTTTGAAATTTCACTCTCTGATGTAATTTAGAGAgagttgttttgttttgtagGAATGCACGAAACTTTTTCTTGTGAGGTTGCCTGCAAGCTGCAAGTTCATTGTACCCAAAAACTTCAACCTACTCGCGATTCCATTATGTCAAGTACATGAAAACCGCAAGGTATTGTAGTTGGTAAATTTTTGTGGACTTTTCACTTTTGTTTAGGTAATGCAATTAGATTTTCTTTCTGGGAAAAAAACCATTGGATTTGAGATGCTATTTGGTAGCTGATGCCCCTATGGCAGCCTCTTTTGACTCAATTCACAAATTTTGGTATTTTTGATCCTTTATTCAGGTCCTCTAATTTACGCTAATCCATACAATGACTCTTTTACCTTTGTAGACCTATGGACCAATAATATCTGGAGTTCCACAGCTTCTGTCAAAATTCTCTATCAATGTAGTTGAACCGTaaaggaaaaatgacatttttagtccctcaatgtAGATTTATTCCGAAATTCTAAAGTTTTCTGGTACAGATGACATTCCCCTTCCATCTCCATGTATATAACTGGTCATCTTGCAGAGggaattgtaaattgtaatgcatttgataatttcaatattatgtacttatgtaTGATTGAAATCTATGCaatttcaatgtgtttcttacgTTCAATTGATTTTGCTGGGGAGTATCATGTATAATATTCGAGTTTTATACGGGGTAAGTTTCATTCTTGTATAATAACTTGTAAATTacacaaaagaaataaactatACTGGCTcgattgaaataaaaattatataattatttgatcTTTAATAAGATAAGATTGCATTTCGATCTAAATTAATTTCTTGTATTACTACATTCAAACTCAAGACTTttaactagaaaaaaaaaaagctcacaTCATCTCATATCCACCTTATAAATCATAATCCTTACATTATTTCACTACATTACTTCcaccaaatataaatatttgatttccaAAGTCAGAAAGTCAACCGAACCATTTCTTTCCACCTCTCTTCTATTGTTAAATTTGCAAATGACCCATTGAGATAGTGACTCAACGACTAAAAGATAGTAGGtcaagaatttatatatatatataaataaaatgtatttttttttcttttctaaacaCACATTATAACCACAGTTAATTTAtcttttaagaaaattttatttttaagaataatttatttatcCCTTCGTGGTTTATTTTCAGGAgcctgattttatttataataaatgtaTAGTCCGACTATTagttcatatttattttcaggagcctgattttatttataataaatgtaTAGACCGActattagtttatatttttaattgagacgaaacactttttattttttatttttttataatcaacacatttttctaatttaaaatcaaaacagATTCATGCAACTTACCAGCTGCCCCACTGCTGGGTTATACCAAAGATACTTGTCCCaaattatactaaaatactGATTAATTTCTTCCCAATAAAAGTTAAATCCTTAACCCCAAGACCCCACTGTCATGGTCTGAGATTTTGGAGGACGTATATTATCGTAACTAAGTTAAACCGAGGCTAGACATTTGAACAAAGAGTCCTTCACTTCGAGAGGTTGCTCCCATATTATCATTTGTGAGACTCTATCTATGgtctttcttttcaaacttGATTCATGTGATCAACTGAGCTGCACATGgcgaaaaaatattaattaattgattatatgCATGGGTGTATACATACGTACGGATAGTAGGAAAAATCAACTCATTGCTTCATTAGTTTGCAAAGACTTGTGAAAAGACTGCGTTTAGTGGAAATCCCATTCCCAAGCTCAGTTTGGATTAGAATTACAATGAAGAAAGGAGATTTTGCCCCTAAGCTCACGCTCTCTGTCCCTGCAAGAGATGAAGTTTCCAATTTCCTGTACTTTTCTTCTTCCATGTTTCTTCAATTCGTCTTTATCTTTCTGTATATACACCTGCACATACGTATATGCAAATAGATATACTCCGTACGTACATCACAATGTATTTAATGATGTATGTTTTTTGGAGGAATTATTGGGATTTTTGGTGGTGTGTGTAGGACTGAATCCGGGACGTTTAAGGATGGGAATCTGCTGGTGAACAAGAAAGGGATTCGGATTATCTCAGAAAACCAAGCTGAATCTGTATGGCTCTACTGAAATTTCACCTCCAGGGTTTCTTTTTCCTCCATGCCCCTTTCACTAAAATGCTCTAACTTTCTTGAATGAgttttttttctccaattttggtccctcacTATGATACCCTCCCAAATTAGTTTTTGGTCCCTCACTATGATACCCTCCCAAATTAGTTCCTGACTATCAAGATTTTCAAGTTTAGTGCATGACTATTTAATTCTTCCACATGTGGTCCCGGGTTCAATTTTCCGGCCAACCTAAGCCGGGGAGAAAAGCACAAAACAACTTTTTGGTAACTTATTTTTTACTTGACTGGTCTTGTTTTTAACTTTTCGGCTTAGATTGGCCGACGGATTGAACGAGGGGTCAAATGTGgaagaaattgaatagtcatgcactcacgcaccaaaattgaaaatcttGGTAGTTAGAACCTAATTTGGGAGGAGTATTatagtcgaaggaccaaaagtggaaaaactCTTCTTGAATTGCCTGGGAGAAATGGGAATTGAATGGTTTAAATGTAGTTAGGGACTAGGGTGATGGTGTTTCTTGATTTTCTTACTTTTTTGTGTTTATCTGGGATTTCCATTGACATCTGAATCAGTAGGCTACAGTCATCATACATTCATGCATGCCCTTTTCTTTTATGTATCATTATTATACTTGTTATGTATGCTGCTGTTGTGGCTTTGATCAAGCATGGAGAATGGCAATCTTTGTTTATGATTCTTGAATATGCAAATCCTTTTTGTTCAGTCTTCAGCTATACAGCCATCAGATAACCAGCTATGCTTAACAGACTTCGAATCGATTAAAGTCATTGGAAAGGGAAATAGTGGGATTGTGTGGCTCGTTCAACATAAGTGGACGCAACAACTTTTTGCTCTCAAGGTATTTTATACCTTCATATGCATTGTGAATTGTAAAAACTACTCGGAATCttctaaggaaaaaaaaaagcgatGATGAATTGTGCAAGAAAGAATAAGGAAATGGTTTGGCATGCTTGAGATAGTGTAATCTAAACGGGAAACTTTGATAGTTTTATTAATGCATAGGTTCACttcatttgttttcttattgCTCGATTGTGAGCAGCAATTTGATGCACTACTCGTGTTTAGGTTATTCAAATGAACATCGAGGAGCCAAGTCGCAAGCATCTTGCACAGGAATTGAGGATTAATCACTCATCACAGTGTCCTTATGTGGTCATATGTTACCAAGCATTTTTTGATAATGGCTCCATCTCCATGATCTTGGAGTACATGGACGGTGGATCTCTCGGGGATTTCTTGAAAATAGTCAAAAAAATTCCAGAACCATATATTGCTGCTATCTGCAAGCAGGTATAAACTGTTTTTGAACTTTGATCCATAGAATTGAGTTCTCATACTATTGAAGTTTTGCCTTCGTCATTCAGGTACTCAAGGGCTTGTGGTATCTTCATCACGAAAAGCATATCATCCACCGTGACTTGAAGCTTCCAAATTTGCTTATAAATCACAGAGGCGATGTCAAGATTACCGACTTTGGTGTCAGTGTAATACTCGAGAGCACATCTGGAGCAGCTAGTACCTTTATTGGCACCTACAATTATATGTCTGTGAGTACGTTATGCATATATAGACTGAGGATACTATATGTGAATGACAAAAATGTACTACGTTGTTGCCATTCACGAGACTGTGGGATATGCTTTGCTTAATTCCTTTACATATTATGCTGCACTTTGTGATTTCCTGCGTCTGTCTACACGTCTTATTTGATGTAGCCTGAGAGAATTTCGGGAAAGAGTCATGGATTTAGAAGTGACATCTGGAGCCTGGGTTTAGTTCTTCTCGAGTGTGCAACGGGTGATTTTCCATATTCCCCGCCCCAGGGAGAGGAAGGATGGACCAATGTTTTTGAGCTTATGGAAACCATAGTGACTCAACCAGAGCCGTATGCAAATCCAGATCTGTTTTCTCCACAGTTCTGCTCATTTATTGCTAAGTGGTAGGTACTAAACTTTTAATTCGCTTTCACCATAGATGCAGTCACTGATAAGTGGTGAAAAACAGTGGAAGAGACCTTTTGCAGTACCTATAAGTTCATGCTTAAAAGTAATGGCTATGGTGTACTACAGTCACACCTACTCATGCCTGCAGAATGTATTACTTGCGGGGCAACCCCAGCCTCagactgttgacttggtaaccacaaggttacaagttcgacccCAAACGGGATCAGTCTATtagttttcttggtttgagtcggtcaacTATGGACAACTTACGCTactttacctccttgtggtccacTGCcagctaggatcacaaggcggAGTTTATCTAGTGCACACCCTCAAGTAATGTTTGTGGGTTTCTCTCTGTCattcaaaaagaaagaaaaaaaaagaatgtatTACTTGTGGTTTTATTGTACCTGGAATTTTATACTTCGGTTTTTGTTCTTTGTTATGGACATTCTTGAATATAGTTAACTACTTTCAGTGTGCAGAAGGACCCCAATAAGAGACTGTCAGCATATGAACTAATGGTAATTGTCAAATATATGCTACTTTGCCTctcaaaactcaaaaggttCAAATTATGTGCTATTCATCTTAATGTATTGTGACTCGATGCAATTCTATGATGTACAGAGACACCCTTTCATCAACATGTACGACGACCTGGATATTGATCTCGCATCCTACTTTACCGCTATAGGACCTCCATTTGCAACGCTATGAGCTATAATTGGTACGCTGTTCTTCAACCCGTTCTTGTTGCTCTTATTGTTCATAGATTCAATTGCCCGTTTTGGCGTTTTGTTTAAACACATCAAACTCAAGGACATTTCTGCAGAATGTGTTGGTAAAGCATTACTCTTTGAGCTATTTCTGCAGATTATGTTGGGTTTCTTAAGAGACTTGTTTCATCTACAGGCTTTCTGCATACATTCACAAGGAGTGATGTGCAATTACACCAATACCCCCATGGATATTGCTTGAAACTGCTACTTCAGAAGCCTTGTTCAGTCATTTCAGAGTCTCCTCCATCCAATCAGCCATGGCCTCCCCAGCTATAACCCATCCACCATTATACATTATAGATAGATACAGGAAAGTATTTTTCCATTTTGCACAATGAACAGACACTAAGATTAAAACAACAAATGACTCTGTAGTTGTACTATGTAGACAATCAGAGTTGGAATATAGTTTTTCTTGTTGCCAGCATGACACTATGATCATTCATATTTGTTCTCATATTCACAGTAAAGAGAGAAGCAATCATAATATAAGCGACACGAGATCCAACAACTGATACCAAAAAACAGATACGATAGCGCTGTAGTATCTTGGAACACAAGAATTGTTTATGGAAGTGAAGTTGTAAAGGAAAAATACTATggactcccaacttttactcccGCACTCAAAATGTAGACAGTTCTACTGGGGCccacatgaaaaaaaatagtttatcaaTGTTTGCCACACATCATGAAGTAAAAGTGAGAGTACGAATTGGGAGTATGTGCAGTAAAAAACTCGTAAAGTGGTTCTTCCACTGCCCAGTCAGATGCTTAGAGATCAAAAGCTCAGAATATATTTGTTAGGATACTGTATTTACTGTAATGTGCCATAACaggaggaaaagaagaagaagaagaagagcataAGACTGCTGCACTAACCTAGCCTGCAAGAAACTCAAACCGAAGCTAGGTTCTGCTAGATTTAGCTGTCAAACGACGTGGGGAAGTTGGGAACCGAGTTTAAAGATTATTATTCAGTAATAATACTATGCTTTCTTCTTGAACTTCCTTTGAGCCTTTAGATCCACCACAATAACCGAGATGTTATCTCTGCTTCCCCTTTGGAGGGCGATTCGCGTGAGGTACTCCGCTGCATCTTGGGCGGCTGGGTCAGGGTCGTCGCTCCTTTCTTTAGACAGCATAGTTCCGCCATTCTTCTTGTGCCAGAGCAGAAGCCGTCGCCTTGCCACATCACAGACCTCCTCGTTAGTCATGACATCCCATAGACCATCGCTCGCTAAAACAAGGCACTCGTCTTCTTTTGCCCGGGGGACAAACATTATCTCCGGGACTGGTATTACATATGGCCTCAGATATCTATCACCTATCGCCACCATTAGAAATGGAAAACGCCTTGTTATAAATAGTATGGTTTCGTATCATGGATAAAAATTACATCTTTTATCAAAAACTATATATCGAGAATATTCAATTAACACTATATCTGTCATGCGATAGATGATTAGTTCTATACATTCAGAGTGCCATACATACCGATGGATCTTGAAACTGCAAGCACACCAGAAACGCGGTGCCCATCCCAATTAATGACCTTGCCTCCCAAAGCTTCGATTCTCGAGTACTCATCTTCTCTATTTGGCTGAAAATAAAGAATGCATTTAAGGATATTTGGATTTCAAGAAGtattaaagaagaaaagaaagtcCAATTATATATACGTGTAAACCTTACTTTGTGATCGACTGACAATGGCATGGGTGATTTTCCCCGGCATAGGACTGCCCTTGAATCGCCACAATTTGCTACGATTATATTAGTGGGGCAAAGAATCGCAACCACAGCTGTAGATCCAACTGCTTCTGGTGCAATGGGTGACTCAACTTCACCGTCAATTCTAGAGGTTCCTCCGATCTCATCATCGACTTTTTGGAAACAACTCAATAACGCCTTTTCCCACTGCTCCTTCCAGTTACCTCCAACACTTTCAATGCGCAAATCCTCCTTCACAATGTCCACCTCCTCGGCTAAAGCTAAATGGAGACGTTCACAGCAATAATTAGCAACCTGCAACAAATACGTCTTTGTTCTTATTGTATCCATATATCTATAAGTACCGTGATTACTCCATGAAGAGACACATAACTTTTATATTCTACGGGTTTTTTTCATGGATGAAAATATACACAAAGAAACGTATCAATTAAGGGTATAGAAAGTTACCTGACAGCCTCCATGTCCATCATAAACCCCAAATACGTGTGCTGTTAGGTTTTGATTCCTTGTACTACCGATTGGGACATCCATTAGCATTCGAGAAGGGATTCCCGAAAACCTTGGTAGGGCTACAGCAGCATCTTCCATTTCCGGCCTCTTTCCACAGATAGATGTGAGTCCCCATAGAGGCGGGGAATCAAAAGCAAATGCATGTTGTCTTATTAATTTCAGTTCCTTCGAAACGTCAAGAAGAGAAGGCGGTAATTTCCTTTTAGAGTCTCCAACGAACAAACCATTCACCGGCACAGGAACAAGGCCGCTTACAAGTTCTGACATTTTAGCCGAATCCCATGAATGGGCCTTCTTTATGCTCTGAAACCCGCCAATATCTGGTGAAACAGTCCCAAAACTGACCTCCAAAGCAGCGCAGCCGCCTTTCTCAGGCACAAAACCATCTATTTCCGAACTAGATAAAATACTGCCCGCTATTCTTTCACCAGTCATCAAGTCATGGCCTTCGAAAGTTTGATCTATCACATTAGTAATAACCAGACTTGCCCCGTTCTCATGAATCTCCGAGACAAACTTCTCCCCTCCTCCTTGGAGGTCAGCCATTCTCGATTGCTCAAAGCCATCCCGTGGAACTCTACAATTGTAATGCACACTAGCATTAGCAATCGACACCAAAGGCAGCATGACCTTTGTGGGTTCCGAGAGCAAACTTGTGTTTGCTATCAGCTCGATCCCATTGATATCCATACACGATGGAAACACAGATTCATCATACACCAGGCTTCCGGGCTTGAAAGGCTCCATTCGATTTCCTCTCAAGCTAACAACACCCCCAAACTTAAAACCCCCCAATCAAAACTATACACCTCTCCTAATTACACCACACACCTCAAGTCACCAAACA of Ipomoea triloba cultivar NCNSP0323 chromosome 3, ASM357664v1 contains these proteins:
- the LOC116012401 gene encoding pre-mRNA cleavage factor Im 25 kDa subunit 1; this encodes MNDRPSLPAEGTAAHTDGAHRNTLDIYPLNCYFFGSKDAVTFKDETLADRVGRMKLNYDTYGLRTCVQAVLLVELFKHPHLLLLQVRNSIYKLPGGRVRPGESDIDCLKRKLTSKLSMDGHGSWEVVECIGMWWKPDFETLVYPYLPPNIERPKECTKLFLVRLPASCKFIVPKNFNLLAIPLCQVHENRKTYGPIISGVPQLLSKFSINVVEP
- the LOC116011791 gene encoding mitogen-activated protein kinase kinase 2-like — translated: MKKGDFAPKLTLSVPARDEVSNFLTESGTFKDGNLLVNKKGIRIISENQAESSSAIQPSDNQLCLTDFESIKVIGKGNSGIVWLVQHKWTQQLFALKVIQMNIEEPSRKHLAQELRINHSSQCPYVVICYQAFFDNGSISMILEYMDGGSLGDFLKIVKKIPEPYIAAICKQVLKGLWYLHHEKHIIHRDLKLPNLLINHRGDVKITDFGVSVILESTSGAASTFIGTYNYMSPERISGKSHGFRSDIWSLGLVLLECATGDFPYSPPQGEEGWTNVFELMETIVTQPEPYANPDLFSPQFCSFIAKCVQKDPNKRLSAYELMRHPFINMYDDLDIDLASYFTAIGPPFATL
- the LOC116011790 gene encoding protein phosphatase 2C 77-like, coding for MEPFKPGSLVYDESVFPSCMDINGIELIANTSLLSEPTKVMLPLVSIANASVHYNCRVPRDGFEQSRMADLQGGGEKFVSEIHENGASLVITNVIDQTFEGHDLMTGERIAGSILSSSEIDGFVPEKGGCAALEVSFGTVSPDIGGFQSIKKAHSWDSAKMSELVSGLVPVPVNGLFVGDSKRKLPPSLLDVSKELKLIRQHAFAFDSPPLWGLTSICGKRPEMEDAAVALPRFSGIPSRMLMDVPIGSTRNQNLTAHVFGVYDGHGGCQVANYCCERLHLALAEEVDIVKEDLRIESVGGNWKEQWEKALLSCFQKVDDEIGGTSRIDGEVESPIAPEAVGSTAVVAILCPTNIIVANCGDSRAVLCRGKSPMPLSVDHKPNREDEYSRIEALGGKVINWDGHRVSGVLAVSRSIGDRYLRPYVIPVPEIMFVPRAKEDECLVLASDGLWDVMTNEEVCDVARRRLLLWHKKNGGTMLSKERSDDPDPAAQDAAEYLTRIALQRGSRDNISVIVVDLKAQRKFKKKA